A window from Suncus etruscus isolate mSunEtr1 chromosome 18, mSunEtr1.pri.cur, whole genome shotgun sequence encodes these proteins:
- the LOC125996146 gene encoding 10 kDa heat shock protein, mitochondrial produces the protein MAGQAFRKFIPLFDRVLVERSAAETVTKGGIMLPEKSQGKVLQATVVAVGSGSKGKSGEIEPVSVKVGDKVLLPEYGGTKVVIDDKDYFLFRDGDILGKYVD, from the coding sequence ATGGCAGGACAGGCCTTTCGGAAATTTATTCCGCTCTTTGACCGTGTATTAGTGGAAAGGAGCGCGGCTGAGACTGTCACCAAAGGAGGCATTATGCTTCCAGAAAAATCTCAAGGCAAGGTGTTGCAAGCGACGGTGGTTGCTGTTGGATCGGGCTCCAAAGGGAAGAGTGGAGAGATTGAACCTGTTAGTGTAAAAGTTGGAGACAAAGTTCTTCTACCAGAATATGGAGGCACCAAAGTGGTTATAGATGACAAGGATTATTTCTTGTTTAGAGATGGGGACATTCTTGGAAAGTATGTAGACTGA